The DNA region ATTAGTCATTCGAGTCACGCCATTAGTAGCGTGACTCGAACGACTATTTCCTGAACTCTGTTGTTGACGACTAATTTCCTCCTTGGTTCGAACATTGCTAGTTTTGCTAGCATCCTTGAGGTAGAGGTAATAGCGGCCTTCACGCTTGATGATATAGCCATCCTTTACCTCATTAACAATATCAGCTTGGTTAAGAATGTAGCTGCTATCTTTGAGAATCAATTCCTCACTGATGATAGCGTCATAAGGTACCTTACCGTTATAATAATGGTAATGATCTCCATGGGACGTTACATAGCCTTGATCAGTTATTTTAACAACAATCTGTTCTGCATCAATGCCTTCCTTGGCACTCACTTCATCAGGACTCATATTTTTGGTATCAGTAACAACACTGTTTTTATCTGTTGAACTTTGATTCCCTTCTACATACGCTACCCGATTCTGATCCTGGCTGACACTTTCCTGATAGCGCCCCAACTGATAGCATGCTACACCAAGTAGCAATGCTGCCGCTACGCTATAGATATACTTTTTCTTCATAAGTCCTCCCTTTTTGGTTGTCTTTTCACAAAAACTTAACCAGTTAATATTTTTACTATATCACCGCTCCCCCCAATTTGTCAAGTCTTTTTCTGACACACCGGATATATGAATGACAAGTTTCTCCATTGTATCCACAATCCGATTAGGTACTTACTCCTATTCCTCTGCCTTGGAAAGAGCAACTAATATTCAATTTCGATTGGCTAAACTTTAAAGTTCGTCTACTTGGATAACTCCAGCAACTAAAATCTAGAAGGGCTAATTTCTAAACTTACGAAAAAATGACCCACTAGTGATTGCACCTTTCCAGTTTTTAGAGCGTAAGAAAAAATGGCCCACTGGACCATTTTTTTAATCTTCATTTACGAATGGTAAAAGTGCCATAACGCGAGCACGTTTGATTGCTGTTGTTACTTTACGTTGGTTTTTAGCTGATGTTCCAGTCACACGACGTGGAAGGATTTTTCCACGTTCAGAAATGAAACGGCTAAGAAGTTCAGTATCTTTGTAATCAACATATTCAATTTTGTTAGCTGCGATATAGTCAACTTTTTTACGGCGCTTGAAACCGCCACGACGTTGTTGAGCCATGTTTATTCTCCTTTATATTATGATAGTACGGGTCAAAAAGCTATTGAAAGTGGGAAATGCACCGAAGTATATCTACCCCTTGAAAATTCATATCTTTTCAAGCTTTTTCCCAAAACTCAAACCTATCTTGAGTTATAAGTCCACCCCACCTTAGAACGGTAGGTCATCGTCTGATATGTCCATCGGATTGCTTGTCCCAAATGGACTTTCTTCTCGAGCGAAGTTCGGTGTAGATTGTGATGGTGCTTGATAAGATGAGTTATAATCATTTCCCCCAGCAAATGAAGAACCAGTAGAATAACCGCCTTGTCCTTCACGAACAGAGCGACTCTCAAGAAGTTGAAAACTTTCTGCAACGACTTCTGTAACGTAGACACGTTGCCCTTGTTGATTATCATAACTACGGGTCTGGATACGACCTGTAACACCAATCAGTGCACCTTTCTTAGCCCAATTCGCCAAATTTTCAGCTTGTTGGCGCCAAATCACTACGTTGATAAAGTCCGCTTCACGCTCACCGTTTTGATTTTTAAAATTACGGTTGACCGCTAAAGTAAAAGTCGCAACAGCCTGATTAGACGGGGTGTAACGAAGTTCTGCATCGCGGGTCATACGACCAACCAATACTACATTATTTATCATAAACTACCTTCTTACGCGTCAAGTTTGACAATCATGTGACGAAGAATGTCGCTGTTGATTTTTGACAAACGGTCAAACTCTCTGAGAGCTTCATCGTTGCTTGCTTCAACGTTAACGACATGGTAAAGGCCTTCACGGAAATCATTGATTTCGTACGCAAGGCGACGTTTTTCCCATGCTTTTGATTCAACGATTGTTGCACCGTTGTCAGTCAAGATAGAGTCAAAGCGTGCTACCAAAGCATTTTTAGCTTCTTCTTCAATGTTTGGACGAATAATATAAAGAATTTCGTATTTAGCCATTGATATGTTCCTCCTTTTGGTCTAATGACTCATGGTCTAGCCACGAGTAAGTGAGGGATACTCACAGAAAATAATTATACCATAATATCGAAAATGTACAAGTAAAAACCATTTTCTTAAAACGATTTCATCTCTTAGGTGACAATGACCTGTACTGTTTAAGCTACGATAGCCTTGGCTACCTCTTCTGTTGTCATGCGTGAAAAATAGTGGGTCGTATCAATCTCTTGAAGCTTGGAAAGGACATCTACGTACTCATAACGAGTACCAACAAGAAGACTTTCAATATCTGACACATCTCCTATACCAAAAAAGTCACCGTAAATCTTAATTGATTCGATAACAGATTTTTCTGTCTTGATGTAAGTAGTAATTTTTCCAGCTTGGTAACGAATACTACGCTCCACTGTGTATTCTGGTGTCTGGCCATAAGTCCAGTCCCAAGTCGCAAATTGTGTATCACGAATTTTCTGGATACGAGCCAAATCATCTTCTGAAAGAATGTATTCGTCCATATCTGGATATTCCTGTTTCATCTGATTAAGAATGGCCTCCTTAAATTCCAGAACGGTCATCTTCTCAGGTAACTCATTGTTGATATTCGTCACACGAGCGCGAACAGACTTTACTCCCTTGGATTCAATCTTGTCCTTGCTCACTTTAAGAGCACTAGCAAGAACAGACATATCTACATCAAAGAGTAAGCAACCGTGGTGCATCATTCGCCCTTTAGCATAGGCTTGGGCATTGCCACAGATTTTCTTTCCATCGATTTCAAGATCGTTACGACCTGTAAAATTGGCCTCCACACCCAGAGTTGCCAGAGTGTCAATCACAGGCTTGGAAAAGGTTTTGAAATCAAAAGCTCCTTCATCCGCCTTGTTAGAGATAATAGTATAGTTAAGATTGTTAAGGTCATGATAAACTGCTCCACCACCTGATAGACGGCGAACGACATGAATTCCTTTTTCATCGGTAAATTCTTTATTGATTTCTTCAATGGCATTTTGATGCTTGCCGATAATAATGGCAGGTTCATTAATCCAAAGGATGAAAATCTCATCAATATCAGTCAATTCCTTGAAGGCATAGGCTTCAAGAGCGATATTATATGCTGGGTCGTTGCTGTTATTTATGATGTATTTCATGGATAGTTCCTCTCTTGTTAACTAATTTTTATTATAGTGGAAACGATAACAAAAGACAAGTCCAAAGACCTGTCTTTCCTGTCTAATCAATAACTGCTCCATTTGTAGCAATCACTTTTTTATACCAGTCAAAGGATTTTTTCTTAGAACGTTTGAGACTGCCCTTGCCTTCATTGTCTCGATCAACATAGATAAAGCCATAGCGCTTTTTCATCTCTCCAGTTCCAGCAGAAACCAAGTCTATGCAACCCCAGGTGGTATAGCCCATGAGTTCTACCCCGTCCTCAACAATGGCATCACGCATGGCTGCAATGTGTTGACGGAGGTAATCAATGCGGTAATCATCTGCTACATAGCCATTTTCATCCGGTGTATCAACAGCACCAAGACCATTTTCTACGATAAACATCGGTTTTTGATATCGATCCCAAATAGCATTGAGGGTAATGCGAAGACCAAGCGGATCAATCTGCCAACCCCACTCTGATGCTTTTAAATAAGGATTTTTAATAGAAGCAAAGATGTTCCCTGCTGTCTGTTCTTGGACGGCGGGGTCACCAGAAGCAACACGACTAGAATAGTAAGAGAAGGAGATAAAGTCAACTGTATGTTCTTGGAGCAAAGCTAAGTCTTCTTCTGTCATCTCTAGTTCAATACCTGCACGCTCCCATTTCTTCTTAGCATAGTTTGGATAGTAGCCACGCGCCTGCACATCTATAAAGAAATAATTTTCACGGTCTTCTTTCATTGCTTCCCAATAATCACGTGGATGGGCAGTATGTGGATAATACTGACCGGCTGCCAACATACAACCAACCTTATTTTCTGGGTCAATCTCATGGGCCAATTTGGTAGCAATTGCTGACGCAACAAGTTCATGGTGAGCTGCTTGATATTTGACCTGTTCTACATTTTCACCCTCTTCAAAATAGAGGCCTGCTCCCATAAATGGAGCATGGAGAATCATGTTGATTTCATTGAAAGTGAGCCAGTGTGTTACCAACCCCTTGTAGCGCGTAAAGAGGGTACGACAGAGACGCTCGTAAAATTCCAACATCTCACGGTTACGCCAGCCACCGTAAGTCTCAATCAAGTGCATAGGGCAATCAAAATGGGTGATGGTGACCAAGGGCTCAATCCCATATTTATGGCATTCCTTGAACAAGTCTTCGTAGAATTGAAGACCTTTTTCATTTGGCTCTAACTCATCTCCTTTCGGAAAAATCCGTGACCAAGCAATTGATAAACGATATGTTTTAAAACCCATCTCACCAAAGAGAGCAATATCTTCCTTGAAATGGTGGTACATATCAATAGACTCCTTAGCTGGATAAAAGTAACCATCCTCGAAGTTGAACATCTTTCGCTTTCCTGCAATAATTGGAAAACGTTCTGGACCGATTGGTACTACATCCACATTGGCAAGACCACGCCCATCTACATCATAGGCACCTTCACATTGGTTGGCCGCTGTTGCACCACCCCATAAAAATCCTTCTGGAAATACTTTTGTTTCTGTCATGTTGTCTCCTTTGCTTTATCATAAATGGTTAAGTTTTTTATAAAAATCTTCTCTTTAGAAATCGTAAACCTTAAAGTCATGGGCAGAATCAATCAATTTTTCAAATATCATTTGCCCTTTTTCTACCTCCACTGTCAGTTGACAGATAGCACAATTGGATAAGAAGACTCCTGGTGGAAATGGTACCTCCAAAATCTGTACTAAGCCCCAAATAGCAGCACCGTGACTAACCATGAGAATGGGATCAGCAGAATCAAGCTTTGCCACCGATAGAATAGCTTCTTTGACCCGTTTTCCAACCGCACGAATATCCTCTCCACCAAACGGTACCAAGAGATTTTCAAAAGAACGAGCTCCCGGACGATGCTTTGGAAGAAGCTCTTCTTCTCGTGCTTCAAAAATACCAAAGTTCATCTCTTTCAGCTCCTTAAGCTGTTTGTAGGGAGCATTTGTTACCAGTTTTAGCGTATCGGTCGCCCGTTCCTGAGTTGAAGAGTAAGCCGACTGAAATACAATCCCTCGTTCAGCAAAATACTGAGCAACCGCTTGAGCTTGAGCAATTCCCTTTTCAGTCAAGGGAGAATCTGACCAACCCTGAACACGTTTCTGTGTATTGAATAAGGTCTCACCGTGGCGCATTAAATAAATTGTTTTTGCCATAAAATCTAAACCTCCTAATCCTTTAAAATGCTTGCTCCGTTGCTAGCAATAACATCCTTGTACCAGAAAAAAGAGTCCTTACGAGAACGGTTGAAACTACCATTTCCTTGATCATCTGCATCTACATAGATAAAACCATAGCGCTTAGACATTTCACTGGTTGAAGCAGAAACAAGGTCAATACAGCCCCAAGGAGTATAGCCCATGAGTTCTACGCCATCTTCGATAGCTTCGTACATTTGCTTGACGTGTTTTTCAAGATAATCAATACGATATTGGTCATGAATAGAGCCGTCCACCTCAACCGTGTCAAGTGCCCCCAGACCATTTTCCACAATAAAAAGAGGAACCTGGTAACGGTCATATAACTTGTTTAGAGTCACACGTAGTCCGACTGGATCAATCTGCCAGCCCCAATCTGATGCTTCCAGATAAGGATTTGCTTCACCTAGTATCAAGTTTCCTGCTGTTGCTTTTTGCTCAGGAGTCTGGTTATTGGGGTGACGAGTCACAGAGGTCATGTAGTAAGAAAAACTCATAAAATCCACAGGATACTGTTTCAAAATAGCTTCATCACCCGATTCAAATTGCACCTGAATATTATTTTCTTTGAAGAAGCGCTTCATATAGCGGGGATACTGACCACGGATCTGAACATCTGAATAAAAAAGATTACTCTGATCCTTTTGAATAGCATGAAGGATGTCATCAGGATGACAGGTGGCCGGATAAGCTTCCATACGTGCCAACATGCAACCAACCTTGTTTTCAGGGTCAATTTCGTGAGCCGCTTTTGTTGCTAAACTTGAAGCGATAAATTGATGATGAACAGCTTGATACATCTCATCCAAATGTAATTGTCCATCCTCAAATAGCAGCCCTCCAGACAAGTAACCGGTCATCCCAAGAATATTGATTTCATTGAAAGTCAGCCAGTACTTGACTTTCCCCCTGTAACGCTTAAAGACCGTCTCTGCATAGTGAACAAAGAAGTCGATAACCTTACGATTTTTCCAACCACCATATTCTTTGACTAGATGAATAGGAAATTCATAGTGAGATAGAGTAACCAAGGGTTCGATACCGTATTTATTGAGTTCGTCAAAGACGGCATCATAGAAAGCTAATCCTTCTTCATTAGGTTCAAATTCATCACCATTTGGAAAAATACGTGACCAGGCGATGGATAGACGGAAGGTTTTGAAGCCCATTTCTGCAAAGAGCGCAATATCTTCCTTATAGCGATGGTAAAAATCAGAACCCCATCGTTTTGGATAAAGCCCTTCCTTATCATTTAAGGCAAAATCCAGATGTTCACGAGTCATAGGAGTTGTAAATTCGCCTCCCATGGTTTTACGCTCTTGCGGTGCTACTGCTCGGGAAGTATCAGATGTTGCAGGACCACGACCACCTAGGTTCCAACCACCTTCATACTGGTTGGCCGCCGTTGCACCACCCCAAAGAAATCCTTTTGGAAATCGTTTTTCTGTCATTGCTTATCTCCTTTTATACTGTTAATTCGATTTGTACGCCATCAAATCCCAAGACGCACGACTCATAATAACCATCTCCAGTGACTCGCGGGCCACTGAGAAGTGGGTAACCTGCTGCCACAAGTCGCTCTGTCAATTCATCCACAGCTTCCTCACTTCCTAGACTAAAGGCTAGATGAATAAGACCGAGATGATTGAGTTGGCTTGGTTTGTCCACCACGTCATCCCTGGTCATAATTTCCAGACGAGCTCCGTCTGCAAAGATTAGAAAATAGGATTTGAAACTGGTTTTCTGATTATGGTAGAGCTGATTGGATGTAGCATTAAAATAGGTCTCAAAGAAATGCCGCATTCCTTCCAGATCCTGTGTATAGATAGCCACATGTTCTATTTTCACACTCTTCTCCTCTCTTAAAGAAAAACGGCAAGCTGCCGTCTTTCCTATTCCACATCCTCACCATTGCTTGCAATGACTTTCTTGTACCAGTAGAATGAATCTTTTGGTGTTCGATTAAGTGTACCATTTCCAGCATCATCCATATCCACGTAGATAAAGCCGTAGCGTTTCCGCATTTCACCTGTTCCTGCTGACACTAGGTCGATACAGCCCCATGTAGTGTAGGCAATCAAGTCCACACCGTTAGCAATAGCGGCTGCCATAGCCTTGATATGAGCACGATGATAGTCGATTCGATATTGGTCATGGATAGAACCATCCTCTTCAACTGTGTCCAAAGCTCCTAGGCCATTTTCCACAATCATGACTGGAATTTCATAGCGATCATAGATTTTCTCAAGATAATACTGGAGACCTTTCGGATCCTGAGCCCAACCCCAATCTGAGTAAGTCAAGTAAGGATTTTTTGCTCCCATCGAAAAATTACCGGATACCGTATCTTCTACTTTATGGGTCGTCACAATCGTTGACATATAGTAGGAGAAGGTATACATGTCTACCTTACCTTCTGCAAGAAGTTCTAGGTCCCCTTCCTCCATTTGGACGACTACATTGTGCTCACTCCAGAGACGAGTAGCGTAGGTTCCATAGCGGCCTTTGGCTTGAACATCACTACAATAATAGATATTTTGCTCCCACTTGTGCTGATTTTCCAAGATGTCAGCTGGATCACAAGTTCCTGGATAGAAGGTGATACCGCAGATCATATTCCCAAATTGATAGCTTGGATCAATCTCATGTCCCAACTTTACTGCCTTAGCCGAGGCTATAAACTGGTGATGTAAATGCTGGTAAGCTTCTTGATAATCTGCATCCTGAGCTTCCCCGAACATATCCAGAAACATGATGGTATTATTGATTTCATTGAAGGTAATCCAGTATTTGACCAAACCTTTATACTCTTTAAAAATCGTCTCTGCATAACGCACATAGAAATCTACCAGTTTTCGGTTGGTCCAGCCTCCGTAACGCATTTCTAAAGAGAGTGGTGTATCAAAATGCCAGATAGAAACAAGTGGTTCAATACCGTACTTGTGACATTCTTCAAAGACTGAACGATAAAAATCAAGCCCTGCCTGGTTGGGTTTTGCATCATCACCGTTTGGAAAAATCCTAGCCCAAGAAATGGACAAACGAAAGACAGAGTAGCCCATCTCTGCAAATAGCTTGATGTCTTCCTTATAGCGATGATAAAAATCAACCGCCTTATGATTGGGATAATAATGATCTTCCAAAATCGCATACTCTGCACCTTCCGGTAAATGTCCCCCCATGTGCCCCATTGAAGCATATTTACCCGGCTTGCCTTCCTTGTCAATATAGGTTGTATAACGTGGACTAGATACGCTACCACCTGTTGTTACATCTGTCTGCACAAGACCTCGACCATCTACATTGTAAGCACCCTCGGCTTGGTTGGCAGCGATGGCGCCACCCCAGAGGAAATTCTTTGGAAATTTTGACATGATTATTACTCCCTTTTTATTTTCTAATGCTATTTGAGTGAAATCACCTTATCTACAAAAACGAATCCGAAGACCAACTCCGCTGCACTCCAACATTTGAGTAGCAAGCTAAATCCTTCACAGAAGTTTTTCTCAAGCAGATAGTTTGGAACGATATAAGGTAATTTTTGAAGAATATAAATATAGTATAAACTGATTTGTAATCCCTTTCTTCTAAAATAATATGTTATAATGATACTATCCTACGAATGAGAGATAGATATGCAAAATTATTTGAGCGATCAAGAATTTAAACATGCCATCAATTATGATAGCCAACTTTTGCCCTATAAGTTCTACCATACTAGTGTTATAGACGGTCTGCCAGATGTTCTATTTCATTGGCACAATGAATTTGAAATCAACTATGTTTATGGTGGAAGTGCTCGCTATCATATTGATTATGATTATTTTAATAGTCAGGCTGGAGATATTATCCTAGTTCGTCCAAATGCTCCTCATTCTATCCATCCTATAGAGGGACGCGGTCATGAAACAGCTACTTTCTTGTTTCATCTGGATATGCTGGGTACCTCGCAATCAGACAAAACAAACATGCTCTACTTCCAACCCTTACAAACGGATATTTTTAAATGCAAGCCTCGCATCCAACCTCATCAACCAGGCTACAGAGATATCAAATACTGCCTGATTTCTATTTTTGAGTTAGTTAAACATCAGCCACCCTATTTTGAACTACCCCTTAAGAGTAGATTGTTTGATCTCTTTTATCTGCTCTATCGCCATCATTACATTATTCGGAAAAATACCGATGATATGTATCGCAAGAATGAGAAACTACGAGAATTGATTGAGTACATCCAACAACATTATGACGAACCGTTACACATTGGGCAACTAGCGGAAATGATGGGCTACAGTAAAACTCATTTTATGGCTGTTTTCAAGCAACAGACAGGCACTTCTTGTTTGGAGTTTATCATTCAGGTTCGACTGCGAGCTGCAACAGAATTGCTGAACAATAGTCTCAAGCCAGTGGTCGAGATAGCCAATCAAGTTGGCTTTAACAATCTATCTAACTTCAACCGACAATTCAAACATTACTACCATACAACACCTAGCAACTACCGCAAGCAATTACGAAAAAATAGGGTTTATAGCCAAGTAAATCCAATTGATAAATAAGGAGAAACTGATGATTACCATGCACCTTTACTATACTGGTTCTGAAGGAAATGCGCGTGCCTTTGCCATGGAAATGGAAAGTTCTGGCATTGCAGACAGAATTCGCCAACAAGTTGGCAATAGCCGCTACCAATACTTTTCGCCCCTTGATGATCCCACGAGTATCTTGCTAGTTGACAGTTGGGATAATCAGGCAGCTCTTGACAGCCATCATGCTTCAGATATGATGCAAGAGATTATGAAGTTAAGAGAAAAGTATGGCCTGACCGTGCGCGCTGAACGGTACCTGTCTGATCAGGAAGGCATTCCCGAAAGTGACAAAAAATATCATACTGAGTAAGAGGAAAGGCTGGGAATAGACCCAGCTTTTTACTTGAACTTGTTTCTTTCTTATTCCTTATATTTCTCATCAATGACCGAACTAAACCAACGGCCATTAAGGACTGTCTTGTTAAGCTCATCCTTCACTTCGTTTGGTAGAGTCATATCAGCATCCATCTTCTTCAAAATATCTTCAGCAGTTTCCTTATCGCTAGATGGTTTTATGATAGCTTTTTTAGTATCTGCATCCATACTCAGAACTTCTTGACCGGAAGCTGTCCAAACAGGCCATTTCTCCAAATTTCCACCATTAGGATCACCATTTGCAACGAAGAATTTGAGATAAGTCTTAAAATCAGCACTGAGTGCTTGTGCTCCCTCTGACTCAAAGTCTTTTTCAATAAAACGGGTATAGTTGGATGGTTTTTGTAACAGAGGCTCAAAGACGCCATGGAAGGCTCCAAGAAAAGCTGCTGTTGTTGGAGTTATTGTTGCATTATCTCCATAAGAAATCTGACCGATGTAGATGGGAGACCGGTATCTTCCCTTCATAACACGAGCGCTTTCCATAGTATTTGAAAGCCGATAAAGCTGGCTTCCATAGGTCTCCGTATAGGTAAATTCCTTCCTCTTTTCCTCATCTTTGAAGAGACTACCATCAGAAAAAGAAGCGGAAAAGCGCTTATCAAAAGCAGAAAAGAGTGAAAATTCACTGGTTCCAGTCACAAGAAGCAAGGGAACATCATTATAAGTTTTGGTGTCAAACCCCTCTTTGGGAATGACTGTGCCATCTTTAAATAAATGAGGGAATACTGACATACGGATACCTGCGTTCCCCATCAATGGTGCCAAACGAGCTGCCGAAAGGCTGTAGAGATAATCTTGAACTTCTTGATCACTGCTCAACAGCCAATCCTTTGCCGCAACTTCATCTGCTTTTTTACCATCCTCAACTACCAACGGTGCTAAGGCTTTCGCAAAAACTTCCTGACTAGTGGCTTCATCTGCCAATGTCATACCCCCGCTGTAAGAAATTGCCTTGTGATATTTTCCTTTAAACAGTGGAGAAATAAGGGTTGCCATAACATCACGCCCACCGGCTGAAAAGCCTGTCAAGGTGACATTATTCTTGTCACCTCCAAAAACTTCAATATTTTCCTGCACCCAATCCAAAGCTGCTGCAATATCTAGAAGGCTGTAATTGCCAGAGTTCTCCAAGTCTGTTCCAGTCTTCAAAGCCACTAAGGGATTGAAACCAAGAGCACCCAAGCGATAGTTGACAGAAACGTAGATAGCATTCATATCCTTGACAAATGTATTACCTCTAATTTCCTGAGCGTGGCCAGTTTGGTTATTACCCCCATGCAGGAAAACAACAACTGGTAAGTTGACTGCTGTCGAATCCGGTCTAACCACATCCAAATTGAGAGCAGTCTCTGAACCAACGACCTCTCCATTGCTAAATTGGATGAACTTCTCGCCTGCTACCGTCGCATCGAAAGTACCATTCCAGCTTTCAACAGGTTGAGGTTCTTTCCATCTTAAATCACCAACCGGTGCTGCTGCATAGGGAAGACCCAACCATTCCAAAACACCATTTTCCTTGTCTTGATTTCCCTTTATTTTCCCGCTAGTAATCGTCTGAGTTGTATCATTTTTAAATCGAGTTACCCTTTCTTTGTCAGTTTGATCACAAGCTACCAAAAATAGTAGCAAACACAAACTGAGCCATCTTAATAGTTTCCTTTTCATATTGGAACACTCCCTTCTAAAATTTCATCTAGCGACGGATTACAACTTTCAATAAAGAAGGCTTCACTACCGTCAGCTTCTATGAATCGACACAAAGAAAAGGAGCTGGGGAGTGATTTCCCTAGCCCCTTTTAATGGTTGTTCAAATCTTGGGTTCTGTTTTATTTAACCGTCGTCAATAGGTAATCCCCTCTTTTCACCTGAGATTCTTGTGTGAATAAAACATCTGTGTAGTCAGCTGTATTAGCCACAATGATTGGAGTGATGATAGGCAGACCTGCTCTACGAATCAAATCCATATCAAAGGAAGAGAGTTTTTGCCCGGCTTCCACTCTATCTCCGACTTCAACAAAGTTGTCAAAACCTTTACCGTTAAGTGAAACAGTATCCATACCGATATGAATCAGGAGTTCTGCACCATTTTCCGTACGAAGTCCAATCGCATGTCCTGTTGGGAAAACAAGGGTGACCTCTGCATTTGTTGGAGCATAGACTACACCTTCTGTTGGTTCAACGGCAATACCATTCCCTAGAGCACCTGAAGCAAAAACTTCATCTGGTACATCAGCAAGGGGAACTACCTTACCTGTCAAAGGACTACCAATAATTTCTTGTTTGATTTTCTTTAATGTTGGAACAGACTCCGCCGGAGTCTCCTCTACTTTTTTTCAGTCGGTCCTCCATATAGATAAGGAACTGGAAGAGCCATTTGGATAGCAAAAGCAAGAACAACAGCCGTTATTGTCAAGGCAATCGCAGCAATCATACCTGACATATCTCCATTTGCTGGGTTAACCAATGAAGGATAGAGGAAGACTCCCAGACCACCAACAGAGTAACCAACAACATTAAAGAACATCATGGCAGCTCCAATAACACCTGAAACCGCACATGAGATGAAGAATGGAGTTTTCATTGGAAGTGTCACACCGTAAATAGCTGGTTCAGTTACACCGAAAAACGATGAGATGAGTGCTGGTGCCGCCACTGTTTTTACTTTCTGCTCCTTGGATTTCAATATGATAGCTGCCAGAA from Streptococcus ruminantium includes:
- a CDS encoding carboxylesterase family protein — its product is MKRKLLRWLSLCLLLFLVACDQTDKERVTRFKNDTTQTITSGKIKGNQDKENGVLEWLGLPYAAAPVGDLRWKEPQPVESWNGTFDATVAGEKFIQFSNGEVVGSETALNLDVVRPDSTAVNLPVVVFLHGGNNQTGHAQEIRGNTFVKDMNAIYVSVNYRLGALGFNPLVALKTGTDLENSGNYSLLDIAAALDWVQENIEVFGGDKNNVTLTGFSAGGRDVMATLISPLFKGKYHKAISYSGGMTLADEATSQEVFAKALAPLVVEDGKKADEVAAKDWLLSSDQEVQDYLYSLSAARLAPLMGNAGIRMSVFPHLFKDGTVIPKEGFDTKTYNDVPLLLVTGTSEFSLFSAFDKRFSASFSDGSLFKDEEKRKEFTYTETYGSQLYRLSNTMESARVMKGRYRSPIYIGQISYGDNATITPTTAAFLGAFHGVFEPLLQKPSNYTRFIEKDFESEGAQALSADFKTYLKFFVANGDPNGGNLEKWPVWTASGQEVLSMDADTKKAIIKPSSDKETAEDILKKMDADMTLPNEVKDELNKTVLNGRWFSSVIDEKYKE
- a CDS encoding AraC family transcriptional regulator, whose protein sequence is MQNYLSDQEFKHAINYDSQLLPYKFYHTSVIDGLPDVLFHWHNEFEINYVYGGSARYHIDYDYFNSQAGDIILVRPNAPHSIHPIEGRGHETATFLFHLDMLGTSQSDKTNMLYFQPLQTDIFKCKPRIQPHQPGYRDIKYCLISIFELVKHQPPYFELPLKSRLFDLFYLLYRHHYIIRKNTDDMYRKNEKLRELIEYIQQHYDEPLHIGQLAEMMGYSKTHFMAVFKQQTGTSCLEFIIQVRLRAATELLNNSLKPVVEIANQVGFNNLSNFNRQFKHYYHTTPSNYRKQLRKNRVYSQVNPIDK
- a CDS encoding putative quinol monooxygenase, which encodes MITMHLYYTGSEGNARAFAMEMESSGIADRIRQQVGNSRYQYFSPLDDPTSILLVDSWDNQAALDSHHASDMMQEIMKLREKYGLTVRAERYLSDQEGIPESDKKYHTE